Proteins encoded in a region of the Candidatus Margulisiibacteriota bacterium genome:
- the ileS gene encoding isoleucine--tRNA ligase: MEYKKTLNLPQTEFPIRANLAKVEEELLTYWNGQNIYAQIQDKNAKNKPFILHDGPPYPNGDIHLGHALNKILKDIVVKFKSMQGFHSPYIPGWDCHGLPIETQLIKEIGEKRKEMSITEFREKCRDYALKYVNLQREEFKKLGVFGDWNNPYLTINHSYEEKIAELFGVLAEKGYVYRGLKPIHWCPKDTTALAEAELEYEDDRSPSIFVKFAVVDNKSIVLNGKSPLAKLTGAVNFVIWTTTPWTLPANVAICAHPELEYVFVNVGGAEEKVYVVAEGLLASFLEKLEIKEHKIIERTHGRNLEGILCRHPFLDRQVPVVLGELVTLEQGTGLVHIAPGHGAEDYQVGLKYKLPVVMPVDPHGKFDNSVPDWLAGKSYDEANKIIGEKMKADGTLLKLEFIKHSYPHCWRCKSPVIFRATEQWFISIDHRELRQEALKAIGQTKWFPDWGENRIRGMVEGRPDWCISRQRAWGVPIPAFYCQKCGRPQMTGLFNKAIRELFRNEGTNGWFSKEAKDILPAGTKCPACEGAEFTKETDILDVWFESGSSHAAVLETVPGLSWPADLYLEGSDQHRGWFQSSLLLGVGYKGRAPFNAVLTHGFTIDDKGKKMSKSQGNVIDPQDVSKRYGVDVLRLWVASTDFRNDMAASEKILKQVQDAYLKIRNTCRFLISNLADFDPTAPVELLEIDRWALLKLNRLAEKATKAYEEYEFHLVYHSLYDFCVNDLSAFYLDLSKDRLYCEEKNSRERRSAQFAMNQILATLVKLMAPILSFTAENINQFINIKGHSIFLSAMPEVDKQYLDEKLENKWAIILAAREKAYRQIEAVRNAKEIGASVDAQVEYFAKGNELAALQSVADLLPMVFIASKVSLTEGEGEPKVSHAPGEKCARCWNWRESVGKNDAHPTICDRCAGVVSAL; encoded by the coding sequence AAAAACAAGCCATTCATTTTACATGATGGCCCCCCTTATCCCAACGGTGACATCCACCTTGGTCACGCGCTAAACAAGATCCTCAAGGATATTGTGGTGAAATTCAAATCGATGCAGGGTTTTCACTCTCCCTATATCCCCGGCTGGGATTGCCATGGCTTACCGATCGAAACCCAATTGATCAAAGAGATCGGGGAAAAACGGAAAGAGATGTCGATCACCGAGTTTCGCGAGAAATGCCGCGACTACGCCTTGAAATACGTTAATCTCCAGCGGGAAGAATTCAAAAAACTCGGTGTTTTTGGCGATTGGAATAATCCTTACCTGACCATCAACCACTCTTACGAGGAAAAAATCGCCGAACTATTCGGCGTTCTGGCGGAAAAAGGGTACGTTTACCGCGGCCTAAAGCCGATCCACTGGTGTCCAAAAGATACAACCGCCCTTGCCGAAGCCGAACTTGAGTATGAGGACGACCGTTCGCCTTCAATTTTCGTTAAATTCGCGGTCGTTGATAACAAATCGATCGTGCTAAACGGCAAATCGCCGCTCGCGAAATTGACCGGCGCGGTCAATTTCGTCATCTGGACCACCACCCCCTGGACCCTGCCGGCTAACGTCGCCATCTGCGCCCACCCGGAATTGGAATATGTTTTCGTTAATGTCGGTGGCGCAGAGGAGAAGGTTTATGTCGTAGCAGAAGGGTTACTGGCCTCATTCCTGGAGAAGCTGGAAATCAAAGAACACAAAATCATTGAACGGACGCACGGCCGGAACCTGGAAGGGATCCTCTGCCGGCATCCCTTCCTCGACCGCCAGGTCCCGGTGGTTCTGGGCGAACTAGTCACCCTGGAGCAAGGGACCGGGTTGGTCCACATCGCCCCCGGCCACGGCGCCGAAGATTATCAAGTCGGTTTGAAATACAAACTCCCGGTCGTCATGCCGGTCGACCCGCACGGCAAGTTCGATAATTCCGTCCCAGACTGGCTGGCCGGCAAATCTTATGATGAAGCCAACAAGATCATCGGCGAGAAAATGAAGGCCGACGGCACCCTCTTGAAACTGGAATTTATCAAGCACTCCTATCCGCACTGCTGGCGCTGTAAGAGCCCGGTTATTTTTAGGGCGACCGAACAATGGTTTATCTCGATCGATCATCGCGAATTAAGGCAAGAGGCGTTAAAGGCGATAGGTCAAACCAAGTGGTTCCCCGACTGGGGAGAGAATCGGATCCGGGGAATGGTCGAAGGACGCCCCGACTGGTGTATTTCCCGCCAGAGAGCCTGGGGGGTCCCAATCCCCGCTTTCTATTGCCAAAAATGCGGGCGGCCGCAAATGACCGGTCTCTTTAACAAGGCGATCCGCGAACTCTTCCGCAACGAAGGGACCAATGGCTGGTTCTCCAAAGAAGCCAAAGATATTCTCCCGGCCGGGACCAAATGCCCGGCTTGTGAGGGCGCCGAATTCACCAAAGAAACCGATATCCTTGACGTCTGGTTCGAGTCCGGCTCGTCGCACGCGGCAGTCCTGGAAACGGTTCCCGGCCTTAGCTGGCCGGCCGATCTTTACCTGGAAGGATCGGACCAGCATCGCGGCTGGTTCCAATCTTCCCTCCTGCTTGGCGTCGGCTATAAAGGACGGGCCCCCTTCAACGCCGTCCTGACCCACGGTTTTACGATCGACGACAAAGGGAAGAAAATGAGCAAGTCGCAAGGAAACGTTATTGACCCGCAAGATGTCAGCAAACGCTACGGCGTCGACGTCCTGCGGCTCTGGGTCGCCTCAACCGACTTTCGTAACGACATGGCCGCCTCCGAGAAGATCCTAAAACAAGTTCAGGATGCCTATCTTAAGATCCGCAACACTTGCCGCTTCCTGATAAGCAATTTAGCCGATTTTGATCCGACTGCTCCGGTCGAATTGCTGGAGATCGATCGCTGGGCTTTATTGAAACTTAACCGGCTGGCAGAAAAAGCAACCAAAGCTTACGAAGAATACGAATTCCATCTGGTCTACCACTCGCTCTACGACTTTTGCGTCAACGACCTTTCCGCCTTTTACCTGGATCTTTCCAAAGACCGGCTCTATTGCGAAGAAAAAAATTCGCGCGAGCGGCGCTCGGCCCAGTTCGCCATGAACCAGATCCTGGCCACGCTGGTTAAACTGATGGCGCCGATTCTCTCTTTTACTGCGGAAAATATCAACCAGTTTATTAATATCAAAGGACACAGCATCTTTCTGTCGGCTATGCCAGAGGTCGATAAGCAATATCTGGACGAAAAGCTGGAAAACAAATGGGCCATTATCCTAGCCGCCAGGGAAAAGGCCTACCGCCAGATCGAAGCGGTCAGGAACGCCAAAGAGATCGGCGCCTCGGTCGACGCCCAAGTCGAATATTTCGCCAAGGGGAATGAGCTGGCCGCTCTGCAGTCGGTCGCCGACTTGTTGCCAATGGTCTTTATCGCTTCAAAGGTCAGCCTGACCGAAGGGGAAGGGGAACCGAAGGTCAGCCACGCGCCGGGAGAAAAATGCGCACGCTGCTGGAACTGGCGCGAAAGCGTGGGAAAGAACGACGCTCATCCGACTATCTGCGACCGCTGCGCCGGAGTCGTCAGCGCACTTTAG
- the ahcY gene encoding adenosylhomocysteinase, with protein sequence MTKKKCDVKDLNLAKKGKLRIEWAERDMPVLSQVKEKFQKSRILKGKKMSACLHVTAETANLVRALKAGGADIVLCASNPLSTQDDVAASLVVDYGIPVYAIKGEDNATYFKHLTAAIEHKPVITMDDGCDLVTAISTKYPAIADGIIGSMEETTTGVIRLKAMERDGALKFPVIAVNDAQTKNLFDNRYGTGQSTVDGIIRATDFLLAGKTVVTVGYGWCGKGFAMRCKGMGANVIVTEVNPIKAIEAAMDGFQVMPMAEAAAIGDLFCTLTGNMHVIRPEHFKKMKNGAIVCNSGHFDIELDLIGLKKLAKKEKKNVRNFVDEYILPNGHSVFVLAEGRLVNLGAAEGHPASVMDMSFSTQALATEFAIKNAGELENKVYNVPQEIENWVATLKLKSMGIGIDKLTPDQVKYLASWQEGT encoded by the coding sequence ATGACAAAAAAGAAATGCGACGTTAAAGATCTGAACCTGGCGAAAAAAGGGAAGCTCCGGATCGAGTGGGCGGAGCGGGATATGCCGGTCCTCTCCCAGGTCAAAGAGAAATTCCAAAAGAGCCGGATCCTTAAAGGGAAAAAGATGAGCGCCTGCCTCCATGTCACCGCCGAAACCGCCAATCTGGTCCGGGCCTTAAAAGCCGGCGGCGCCGATATCGTCCTTTGCGCCAGCAATCCCCTCTCCACCCAGGACGACGTCGCCGCCTCGCTGGTCGTCGATTACGGCATCCCCGTTTACGCCATCAAGGGAGAAGACAACGCCACTTACTTCAAGCATTTAACCGCCGCGATCGAACATAAACCGGTCATCACCATGGATGACGGTTGCGATCTGGTCACCGCTATTTCCACCAAATACCCGGCGATCGCGGACGGGATCATCGGCAGCATGGAAGAGACCACGACCGGCGTGATCCGCCTCAAAGCGATGGAGCGGGACGGAGCGCTTAAGTTCCCGGTCATCGCCGTGAACGACGCCCAGACAAAAAACCTCTTTGACAACCGCTACGGGACCGGGCAAAGCACCGTCGACGGGATCATTCGGGCGACCGACTTCCTCCTGGCCGGTAAAACGGTCGTCACCGTCGGCTACGGCTGGTGCGGCAAAGGGTTTGCGATGCGCTGTAAAGGGATGGGGGCCAATGTTATCGTCACCGAAGTCAACCCGATCAAAGCGATCGAAGCGGCAATGGACGGCTTCCAGGTCATGCCCATGGCGGAAGCGGCCGCAATCGGCGACCTCTTCTGCACTCTGACCGGCAATATGCACGTTATTCGCCCGGAACATTTCAAGAAGATGAAGAACGGGGCGATCGTCTGTAATTCCGGCCACTTCGACATTGAGCTGGACCTGATAGGCCTAAAGAAACTGGCCAAGAAGGAAAAAAAGAACGTCCGCAATTTCGTCGATGAATATATCCTGCCGAACGGCCACAGCGTTTTCGTCCTGGCCGAGGGGCGGCTGGTCAATCTCGGCGCCGCCGAAGGGCATCCCGCCTCCGTCATGGACATGAGCTTCTCAACCCAGGCCTTAGCGACCGAGTTCGCCATCAAAAACGCCGGCGAGCTGGAAAATAAGGTTTATAACGTTCCCCAGGAGATCGAAAACTGGGTCGCGACCTTAAAGTTAAAGTCGATGGGAATCGGGATCGACAAACTGACCCCGGATCAGGTAAAATATCTTGCCAGTTGGCAAGAGGGGACCTAG
- a CDS encoding DUF5665 domain-containing protein, translating to MQDEKLFEAIENIRRDKHDPWRYILFTFMNGIAQGVGFALGTTIVLGLAIYMLTIVVAQLVNFPVIGHYFQEIGALIDAYTKQPPARVR from the coding sequence GTGCAAGACGAAAAGCTCTTTGAAGCGATCGAAAATATCAGGCGCGACAAGCACGATCCCTGGCGGTACATCCTGTTCACTTTTATGAACGGGATCGCCCAAGGGGTCGGCTTCGCCCTTGGTACCACGATCGTTTTAGGCCTCGCAATCTATATGTTAACGATCGTTGTGGCCCAGCTGGTTAACTTCCCGGTCATCGGCCACTATTTTCAGGAAATTGGCGCTTTGATCGACGCTTACACTAAACAACCCCCGGCCCGCGTACGCTAA
- the lspA gene encoding signal peptidase II, whose amino-acid sequence MSFYLLTLTIIIADQALKQLVNSTMSVGQVLPLLGRFLSLTYVRNTGAAFSILTGSSPLLIIISLFAAGLMVYFQQRLTARDWTLKLGLALLLGGTLGNLFDRLVRHYVIDYIDFKVWPVFNLADIMIDLGVGLIILVLFKKKGD is encoded by the coding sequence ATGTCTTTCTACTTATTGACCCTGACGATTATTATCGCCGACCAGGCGCTAAAACAGCTGGTCAACTCGACCATGTCGGTCGGCCAGGTCCTCCCCCTCCTCGGCCGCTTTCTAAGCCTGACCTATGTCCGAAACACCGGCGCCGCCTTCTCTATCCTGACCGGCAGTTCGCCGCTGTTAATCATCATCAGCCTGTTCGCCGCCGGTCTGATGGTCTATTTCCAGCAGCGCCTGACCGCTCGCGACTGGACGCTCAAACTCGGGCTCGCCCTGCTGCTCGGGGGAACGCTCGGCAATCTGTTTGATCGACTGGTTCGCCATTACGTCATCGATTATATTGATTTTAAAGTCTGGCCGGTCTTTAACCTGGCCGACATCATGATCGACCTGGGGGTCGGACTGATCATCCTGGTCTTGTTCAAAAAAAAGGGGGATTAG
- the lgt gene encoding prolipoprotein diacylglyceryl transferase, translating into MHPILLMLGPISLFSYGLMVALGFLTGIGFALYFARQEGIKTESIIDLALYVIVSSVVGARFFYVAGQWNFYRGNLLEIFMIWRGGLVFLGGLIFGLGALVYFAGEKKIALRRLLDVVTPGAMLGYAIGRLGCFLNGCCFGLPTKLPWGLVFPSDCLAGSYFPDQHLHPTQLYSVLLVLLAFGFLLWLYPRKKFDGQIFFWGLILYSLYRFAIEFLRYSPIHWLSLTPSQWIVIAIFMIGVGGLLKKWPAK; encoded by the coding sequence ATGCATCCAATATTATTAATGCTTGGCCCGATCTCGCTTTTTTCTTACGGCTTGATGGTCGCCCTCGGCTTCCTGACCGGGATCGGTTTCGCCCTTTATTTCGCCCGCCAGGAAGGGATCAAGACCGAATCGATCATCGATCTCGCGCTGTACGTTATTGTTTCGTCGGTCGTCGGCGCCCGCTTCTTTTACGTTGCCGGCCAATGGAATTTTTACCGGGGGAACCTGCTGGAGATCTTCATGATCTGGCGCGGCGGGCTGGTCTTCCTCGGCGGCTTGATCTTCGGCCTGGGCGCGCTCGTCTATTTTGCCGGCGAAAAAAAGATCGCTCTGCGCCGTTTGCTTGACGTAGTGACCCCGGGCGCCATGCTTGGTTACGCCATCGGCCGGCTCGGCTGTTTTCTCAACGGCTGCTGTTTTGGCTTGCCGACAAAATTGCCGTGGGGCCTGGTTTTCCCAAGCGATTGCCTGGCCGGGTCATATTTTCCCGACCAGCACCTTCATCCCACTCAACTGTATTCCGTCTTGCTGGTCTTGCTCGCCTTTGGTTTTCTGCTCTGGCTCTACCCCAGGAAAAAATTCGACGGCCAGATTTTCTTTTGGGGACTGATCCTTTATTCTCTTTACCGCTTCGCCATAGAATTTCTGCGCTATAGCCCGATCCACTGGCTAAGCCTGACCCCTTCGCAATGGATCGTAATCGCGATCTTCATGATCGGCGTCGGCGGCTTGTTAAAAAAATGGCCGGCGAAATAA
- a CDS encoding RluA family pseudouridine synthase, producing MAGEIIVPASAEKERLDQFLAGHGELELSRSQLKDLIDQGLVSLNGAPTKASYKLRPGDRITVEVPPPKELTTGPEAIPLDIIFEDQDLVVVNKPKNLVVHPAPGNYSGTLVNALLHHCGQLASLGAPLRPGIVHRLDKDTSGVIVVAKTDLAYRSLIKQIKDRTVEKSYLALVHGVPAAKKGVIEANIGRHPVNRQKMTVLDPTGSARSREAISHYRVIKELGEYALLEVKIKTGRTHQIRVHLSHLGHPIVGDQVYGRKREELGAKGQLLHAYKLKFDHPRTGARVEFEAPMPAEMAAIIESNQLP from the coding sequence ATGGCCGGCGAAATAATCGTCCCGGCCAGCGCTGAAAAAGAGCGGCTCGACCAATTCCTGGCGGGGCATGGAGAGCTGGAACTCTCCCGTTCCCAGCTTAAAGATTTGATCGACCAGGGTTTGGTCAGCCTAAACGGCGCGCCGACCAAAGCCAGCTATAAGCTTAGACCCGGCGACCGGATCACGGTCGAAGTCCCGCCGCCTAAAGAACTGACGACCGGCCCCGAAGCGATACCGCTCGACATTATTTTTGAAGACCAGGACCTGGTCGTGGTCAATAAACCGAAAAACCTGGTTGTCCATCCCGCCCCCGGCAACTACAGCGGAACTTTGGTCAATGCGCTACTTCATCACTGCGGTCAGCTTGCCTCCTTAGGCGCCCCTTTGCGGCCGGGGATCGTCCACCGGCTCGACAAAGACACCTCCGGCGTGATCGTCGTCGCCAAAACCGACCTTGCCTATCGCTCGCTGATCAAGCAAATTAAAGACCGGACGGTCGAAAAGAGTTATCTCGCCCTGGTCCACGGTGTTCCGGCGGCCAAAAAAGGGGTCATCGAGGCCAATATCGGCCGCCATCCGGTCAACCGGCAAAAAATGACCGTTCTCGACCCGACCGGCAGCGCCCGCTCGCGGGAAGCGATCAGCCATTACCGGGTAATCAAAGAGTTGGGGGAGTACGCGTTGCTCGAAGTGAAGATCAAGACCGGACGGACCCACCAGATCAGGGTCCACTTAAGCCACCTTGGGCACCCCATTGTCGGCGATCAGGTTTACGGGCGAAAAAGAGAAGAGCTCGGGGCCAAAGGCCAATTACTACACGCTTATAAATTGAAGTTTGACCATCCGCGAACCGGGGCCAGAGTGGAGTTTGAAGCGCCAATGCCGGCCGAGATGGCCGCGATTATAGAATCGAACCAGCTCCCCTAG
- a CDS encoding ATP-binding protein — protein sequence MISRLSKRTFPRNPEALKPTSFARSRALHDQARKTERGNNETIRLAGLMPAHMIELLDKLPEMVHIIDRNGRIVYANNVWLSRLGKTENKTVGSSIFDHLPEAQRETAMARFKIKLAGGTVEKVIDRMYLAEKGEKVYVNTSDQLLRDQSGEVALIITVLQDITQVRRMAAQTAVNAIMGVIARGFGENLRNMLQPIGGQAAYIGRLANEPATKELAQKIGTATKRAKEFLDRFIVLARWRAGDIEIYKYDLRQILGASFDVFEDMMGLTYEDKEKVMMTEQTERLLSSTVMMEVDVKVVSQVLAELYKNGVEAGGDVTLEIDRQNITQETIDDLRNVLKPGEYLRFTVRDSGCGIDKNARHDIFKLFFTQKPQEAHTGLGLSLVYAGVTAHKGGVTVESEEGAGTAIHLYIPAVQANGNGF from the coding sequence ATGATCAGCAGACTATCCAAACGGACATTTCCCCGGAATCCCGAAGCGCTAAAGCCGACCAGTTTCGCGCGGAGCCGGGCTCTGCATGATCAGGCGCGGAAAACCGAACGAGGGAATAACGAAACGATCCGTCTGGCCGGATTAATGCCGGCTCACATGATCGAACTCCTCGATAAACTGCCGGAAATGGTCCACATCATCGACCGGAACGGTCGGATCGTTTACGCGAACAACGTTTGGCTCTCCAGATTGGGAAAGACTGAAAATAAAACGGTCGGCTCCTCGATCTTCGACCATTTGCCGGAAGCTCAACGTGAAACGGCGATGGCCAGGTTCAAGATCAAGCTGGCCGGCGGGACAGTCGAAAAGGTCATCGATCGGATGTACCTCGCCGAAAAAGGGGAAAAAGTATATGTAAATACCAGCGACCAGTTGCTGCGCGATCAAAGCGGGGAAGTCGCGCTGATCATTACGGTCCTTCAAGATATAACTCAAGTGAGAAGAATGGCGGCCCAAACGGCGGTCAACGCGATTATGGGGGTGATCGCCAGAGGGTTCGGCGAAAATTTGCGGAATATGCTGCAACCAATCGGTGGTCAGGCGGCTTATATCGGCAGGCTGGCCAATGAGCCGGCGACCAAGGAGCTGGCTCAAAAAATTGGCACAGCAACAAAGAGAGCGAAAGAATTCCTTGATCGGTTTATTGTTTTGGCTCGATGGCGTGCCGGGGACATTGAGATTTATAAGTATGATCTCCGTCAGATCCTCGGAGCCAGCTTTGACGTGTTTGAAGATATGATGGGGCTGACCTATGAAGATAAGGAAAAAGTTATGATGACGGAACAGACGGAAAGGTTGTTGTCCTCAACGGTAATGATGGAAGTGGACGTTAAGGTTGTCAGCCAGGTTTTAGCGGAACTGTACAAGAACGGCGTTGAGGCGGGAGGGGACGTGACCCTGGAGATCGACCGCCAAAACATAACCCAGGAAACGATCGATGATCTGCGCAATGTTCTTAAGCCCGGCGAATATTTGCGTTTTACGGTCAGAGACAGCGGGTGCGGGATCGATAAAAACGCCCGCCACGATATCTTTAAGCTGTTTTTTACCCAGAAACCGCAAGAAGCCCATACTGGTTTAGGGCTCTCGCTGGTTTATGCCGGCGTGACCGCTCATAAAGGCGGGGTTACAGTCGAAAGCGAAGAAGGGGCCGGAACTGCCATCCATCTTTATATTCCGGCTGTTCAAGCCAACGGGAACGGGTTCTAG
- the speB gene encoding agmatinase, which yields MTPTFLEIEPQYYDYRRSKFVVIPCPHEATTSYGRGTKNGPAAILQASQQVETFDESLGYETYQQSLIYTERAVPLSRLTAAVKKVVADDKVPVVLGGEHSLTPFAVKACADKYRDLSVLQLDAHADLRDSYRGSKHSHACAARRLLEIAPLVQAGVRSLSKEEWDFAKSTGQLNKIHWAGKIKPEKIIEQLSDNVYLTIDVDVLDPAVIRATGTPEPGGLLWAEMLNLLAKICAKAKIVGFDVVELSPQKGDLASDFTTAKLIYKLMGLTA from the coding sequence GTGACGCCGACCTTTCTCGAAATCGAACCGCAATATTACGATTACCGCCGTTCCAAATTCGTGGTTATCCCCTGTCCGCATGAAGCAACGACTTCTTATGGCCGGGGAACAAAGAATGGCCCGGCCGCGATCCTGCAAGCGTCCCAGCAGGTTGAGACTTTCGACGAAAGTTTGGGCTATGAAACTTACCAGCAGAGCCTGATCTATACCGAACGGGCGGTCCCTTTGTCCCGGTTGACGGCGGCGGTCAAGAAAGTGGTCGCTGACGATAAGGTGCCGGTGGTGTTGGGTGGGGAGCATTCATTGACCCCCTTCGCGGTCAAAGCGTGTGCCGATAAATATCGTGATCTTTCGGTTTTACAGCTGGATGCTCACGCCGACCTGCGCGACAGTTACCGGGGAAGCAAGCACAGCCACGCTTGCGCCGCCAGGCGGCTCTTGGAGATCGCTCCGCTGGTCCAGGCCGGGGTTCGGAGCCTCTCCAAAGAAGAATGGGATTTTGCCAAGTCGACCGGCCAACTTAACAAGATCCATTGGGCCGGGAAGATCAAACCGGAAAAGATCATCGAGCAACTAAGCGATAATGTCTATTTGACGATCGATGTCGATGTCTTGGACCCGGCGGTCATTCGCGCGACCGGAACTCCGGAACCGGGAGGCTTGTTGTGGGCTGAAATGCTAAATTTACTCGCGAAGATCTGCGCAAAGGCTAAGATCGTCGGCTTTGATGTCGTGGAGCTTTCTCCGCAAAAAGGGGACCTGGCCTCCGATTTTACAACCGCAAAATTAATCTATAAATTAATGGGTTTAACCGCTTAG
- the speD gene encoding adenosylmethionine decarboxylase: MRNITEPTFGFGSHLIIDCFGCPNEKLADVAFVHDMLDSFPEKIGMIKVSEPHVFRSTGGEREPAGVSGVVLIAESHISIHTFPESGHAFIDIFSCKDFSVEYATQHLSEAFQASRYEVARTSHGVEMMGSLGIEELQPRRERALAIH; this comes from the coding sequence ATGAGAAATATTACTGAACCGACCTTCGGGTTTGGTTCGCACTTGATCATAGATTGTTTTGGTTGTCCGAACGAGAAATTGGCGGATGTTGCCTTCGTTCACGATATGCTGGACTCTTTTCCAGAGAAGATCGGCATGATTAAAGTTTCGGAGCCGCACGTTTTCCGTTCAACCGGCGGAGAGCGGGAGCCGGCCGGCGTTTCCGGCGTGGTCCTGATCGCCGAATCGCATATTTCGATCCATACCTTTCCCGAAAGCGGACACGCTTTCATCGATATTTTTTCTTGCAAGGATTTCAGCGTTGAATACGCCACGCAGCATCTTTCCGAAGCTTTTCAAGCGAGCCGCTACGAAGTCGCCCGGACCAGTCATGGCGTTGAAATGATGGGCTCTCTGGGGATCGAAGAGCTTCAGCCCCGGCGCGAGCGGGCGCTGGCGATCCACTGA
- a CDS encoding S1 RNA-binding domain-containing protein, translating into MENDFKGTQISTGKADASLSEVEELIRQTLEESKLSATEKKENIPAKEEFKATTFTAPAKPTAPKPVEQVFAAPVLKTAPPAPVIKAPEPKPTTPASGYDSTFNEYKVGDIVKGKVVKVDHSGVLVDIKYKSDGLILPNELSEHPFTSAEEIVKVGDIIDVFIEKLEDKEGYVVLSKAHADHERNWYNAMNAFRNKTLLEGKVVQALKGGLVVDCDGLRGFVPASQVSKRAEETFESFIGQKIPLKVIEVNRRQGKIVLSHRLAAGDKEKADHDKLINELEVGQVRKGKVVSIKNFGAFVDLGGIEGLIHLSELSWKRVKSPTEVVKLGDEIEVFVLGVDKASKKVALGLRQLQPDPWASAAEHFKAGQVVKVKLLRFAKFGVFVELGHGLEGLIHISELSKEQVVNPEDAKYPDGTPIKLGDTADAKILRVIPDEQKIGLSIKQVHVERDRQALKEVQQTAAVEEKKVTIGDMIAEKERARAEREGTLEVAEEASSEEIPT; encoded by the coding sequence ATGGAAAATGATTTTAAAGGAACACAAATCAGCACCGGCAAGGCCGATGCCTCCCTCTCCGAAGTCGAAGAATTGATCCGCCAAACGCTCGAAGAAAGCAAACTCTCCGCTACGGAAAAAAAGGAAAATATCCCGGCCAAGGAAGAATTCAAAGCCACAACTTTTACCGCTCCGGCCAAACCGACAGCGCCAAAGCCGGTTGAGCAGGTATTTGCCGCTCCAGTACTAAAAACAGCCCCTCCGGCCCCGGTCATTAAAGCCCCGGAACCAAAACCGACCACACCGGCCAGCGGCTATGATTCGACCTTTAATGAATATAAAGTCGGCGACATCGTCAAAGGGAAGGTCGTTAAAGTCGACCACTCCGGGGTCCTGGTCGACATCAAGTACAAATCCGATGGCTTAATCCTCCCGAACGAACTCTCCGAACATCCCTTTACCTCGGCCGAAGAGATCGTCAAGGTCGGGGATATTATCGACGTTTTCATTGAAAAACTGGAAGACAAAGAAGGCTATGTCGTTCTTTCCAAGGCCCACGCCGACCACGAACGTAACTGGTATAACGCCATGAACGCCTTCCGCAACAAAACATTGTTGGAAGGGAAGGTCGTTCAAGCGCTCAAAGGCGGGCTGGTCGTCGATTGCGACGGTCTGCGCGGCTTTGTCCCCGCCTCCCAGGTCAGCAAACGGGCGGAAGAAACCTTTGAATCCTTTATCGGCCAGAAGATCCCGCTCAAAGTTATTGAAGTCAATCGCCGGCAGGGAAAGATCGTCCTCTCCCATCGGCTAGCGGCCGGTGACAAGGAAAAAGCCGACCATGACAAGCTGATCAACGAGCTTGAAGTCGGCCAGGTCCGCAAAGGGAAAGTCGTCAGCATCAAGAACTTCGGCGCCTTCGTCGACCTCGGCGGCATCGAAGGGCTGATCCATCTCTCGGAACTCTCCTGGAAAAGGGTGAAGAGCCCGACTGAAGTCGTAAAACTCGGCGACGAGATCGAAGTTTTCGTCCTCGGCGTAGACAAAGCCAGCAAAAAAGTCGCGCTGGGCCTCCGCCAGTTGCAGCCGGATCCGTGGGCCAGCGCCGCCGAACACTTCAAGGCCGGCCAGGTCGTCAAAGTTAAGCTCCTTCGCTTCGCCAAGTTCGGCGTTTTCGTCGAACTCGGCCATGGGCTTGAAGGCTTGATCCACATTTCCGAACTTTCCAAGGAACAAGTCGTCAACCCGGAAGACGCTAAATATCCGGACGGGACCCCGATCAAGCTCGGCGACACCGCCGACGCCAAGATCCTGCGGGTCATTCCCGACGAACAAAAGATCGGCCTTTCGATCAAACAGGTCCACGTCGAACGGGACCGCCAGGCACTCAAGGAAGTCCAACAAACGGCCGCCGTTGAAGAAAAAAAAGTCACCATCGGCGATATGATCGCCGAAAAAGAACGGGCCAGGGCCGAGCGTGAAGGGACTCTTGAAGTGGCCGAGGAAGCGAGCTCTGAAGAAATCCCGACATGA